The following proteins are co-located in the Conyzicola lurida genome:
- a CDS encoding ABC transporter permease subunit, giving the protein MTTTTIEPTATRPVPGASRLATIGSWLVWPLLIAVALGVAFGIDNNYWLQVAVNAEIMIIAAVGLYVTFGLSGQVSLGQAGFYAIGGYVVGLLVTKLGFEFGLALVIGVILSGLVGLGLGIPSLRLRGNYLALATLGFGQVVGLILVNWTWLTGGANGIRNIVAPVVAGFELRTVPDWAVFIGILAVLSIFVVTRIRNSSFGRAMQAVRDSDVAASSMGVSLSSVKVLAFVVGAVFAGLAGALNAGFITYVSPGTYDLGLSVTILAMVVVGGASSPWGAAIGAVLLTFLPEILRPVQEYYLLIYGILLLVMVAFAPGGIWNFLKLIVSLPVQVATRIRSGAQS; this is encoded by the coding sequence GTGACAACGACGACCATTGAGCCGACGGCGACCCGGCCCGTGCCCGGCGCATCCCGGCTCGCCACCATCGGATCCTGGCTGGTGTGGCCCCTGTTGATCGCCGTCGCCCTCGGCGTCGCGTTCGGCATCGACAACAACTACTGGCTGCAGGTCGCCGTGAACGCGGAGATCATGATCATCGCGGCCGTAGGTCTCTACGTGACCTTCGGGCTCAGCGGCCAAGTCTCGCTCGGCCAGGCCGGCTTCTACGCCATCGGCGGCTACGTGGTGGGGCTCCTCGTCACAAAGCTCGGATTCGAGTTCGGGCTCGCCCTGGTCATCGGCGTCATCCTGAGCGGGCTCGTCGGTCTCGGTCTCGGCATCCCGTCACTGCGGCTCCGCGGCAACTACCTCGCCCTCGCCACCCTCGGCTTCGGCCAGGTCGTCGGTCTGATCCTCGTCAACTGGACGTGGCTCACCGGCGGCGCCAACGGCATCCGCAACATCGTCGCCCCCGTGGTCGCCGGTTTCGAACTGCGAACGGTGCCCGACTGGGCCGTGTTCATCGGAATCCTCGCGGTGCTCTCGATCTTCGTGGTCACCCGCATCCGCAACTCGTCGTTCGGCCGTGCCATGCAGGCCGTGCGCGACAGCGACGTGGCAGCGTCGTCCATGGGCGTCTCGCTCAGCTCGGTGAAGGTGCTCGCGTTCGTCGTCGGCGCCGTGTTCGCCGGGCTCGCCGGAGCACTCAACGCCGGGTTCATCACCTATGTCAGCCCCGGCACCTACGACCTCGGCCTCTCGGTCACGATCCTCGCCATGGTCGTCGTCGGGGGAGCGTCGAGCCCGTGGGGCGCCGCGATCGGAGCCGTCCTGCTCACCTTCCTCCCCGAGATCCTGCGGCCGGTTCAGGAGTACTACCTGCTGATCTACGGCATCCTCCTGCTCGTGATGGTGGCCTTCGCCCCCGGCGGCATCTGGAACTTCCTGAAACTCATCGTCTCCCTCCCCGTACAAGTCGCCACTCGCATTCGAAGCGGAGCACAGTCATGA
- a CDS encoding ribonucleotide-diphosphate reductase subunit beta: MGILGTGLQDGLLLKPIKYQWAMDLYDQAVANTWFPNEIQLGEDIADFKKMSDEERHAVTFLMSYFNPNELLVNKALAFGVYPYVSAAECSLYLAKQMWEEANHCMSFEYVLETFPIDREAAYNSHVDIPSMARKEEFEMKYIRRMTEQTIDISTTEGKQDFVRNLVAYNVILEGVWFYSGFMVALSFRQRNLLRNFGSLMDWVVRDESLHLKFGINLILTVLEENPEVGTEEFANEIKQMILDAVEMEEEYNRDLLPNGILGLNATYINQYVKYLADRRLEELGFDAHYNVSNPAKWMAAANDTLQLVNFFESTNTSYESNASATVGAKSE; encoded by the coding sequence ATGGGAATCCTCGGCACCGGCCTCCAAGACGGCCTGCTTCTCAAACCGATCAAGTACCAGTGGGCGATGGACCTGTACGACCAGGCCGTCGCGAACACCTGGTTCCCGAACGAGATCCAGCTCGGCGAGGACATCGCCGACTTCAAGAAGATGTCGGACGAAGAGCGCCACGCGGTGACCTTCCTCATGAGCTACTTCAACCCGAACGAGCTGCTCGTCAACAAGGCCCTGGCCTTCGGCGTGTACCCCTACGTCTCGGCGGCGGAATGCTCGCTGTACCTCGCAAAGCAGATGTGGGAAGAAGCCAATCACTGCATGAGCTTCGAGTACGTGCTCGAGACCTTCCCCATCGACCGGGAGGCCGCGTACAACTCGCACGTCGACATCCCCTCGATGGCGCGCAAAGAAGAGTTCGAGATGAAGTACATCCGTCGGATGACGGAGCAGACGATCGACATCAGCACGACCGAGGGCAAGCAGGACTTCGTCCGCAACCTCGTCGCGTACAACGTCATCCTCGAGGGCGTCTGGTTCTACTCGGGCTTTATGGTCGCCCTGTCGTTCCGCCAGCGGAACCTGCTGCGCAACTTCGGTTCGCTCATGGACTGGGTCGTGCGTGACGAGAGCCTGCACCTCAAGTTCGGCATCAACCTCATCCTGACCGTGCTCGAGGAGAACCCCGAGGTCGGCACCGAGGAGTTCGCGAACGAGATCAAGCAGATGATCCTCGACGCCGTGGAGATGGAAGAGGAATACAACCGCGACCTGCTTCCCAACGGCATCCTCGGTCTCAACGCCACGTACATCAACCAGTACGTGAAGTACCTCGCCGACCGCCGCCTCGAGGAGCTCGGATTCGACGCGCACTACAACGTGTCGAACCCCGCCAAGTGGATGGCCGCCGCGAACGACACCCTGCAGCTGGTGAACTTCTTCGAGTCGACGAACACGTCGTACGAGTCGAACGCCTCGGCAACGGTGGGCGCGAAGAGCGAGTAG
- a CDS encoding thiolase family protein produces the protein MTTAVIVDALRTPSGRGKPGGRLAHWHPVDLLAHTLSELVARTGIDPGAVDDVIAGCLSQIGTQSVNVARNAVLAAGFPESVPATTVDRQCGSSQQAAAFAAQGVIAGAYDVVIACGVELMSSHPIGAATLGADPYGPRVADRYPQGLVGQGVSAELIAAKWALSREQLDAYAARSHRLASSADFTDEVIAVDGRTDDETLRPGTTTESLAALKPAFEDAATARRFPEIDWRITAGNSSPLTDGASAVLIMSEQRAEQLGLRARARFHSFAVTGSDPIEMLMGVVPATRKVLDRAGLTIDDIDTFEVNEAFASVPLAWQAEVGADPERVNPRGGAIALGHALGSSGTRLLTTMLGTLEQTGGRLGLQVMCEGGGMANATLIERL, from the coding sequence ATGACGACCGCAGTCATCGTTGACGCACTCCGCACACCGTCCGGCCGGGGCAAGCCCGGAGGGCGGCTCGCCCACTGGCACCCGGTCGACCTGCTCGCGCACACCCTGTCCGAGTTGGTCGCGCGCACCGGCATCGACCCGGGCGCGGTCGACGACGTGATCGCCGGGTGTCTTTCCCAGATCGGCACGCAGTCGGTGAACGTCGCGCGCAACGCGGTGCTCGCCGCGGGCTTCCCCGAGTCGGTACCCGCGACCACGGTCGACCGGCAGTGCGGCTCGAGCCAGCAGGCGGCGGCCTTCGCTGCCCAGGGCGTGATCGCCGGAGCCTACGACGTCGTGATCGCCTGCGGAGTGGAGCTGATGAGCAGCCATCCGATCGGCGCCGCGACGCTCGGTGCCGACCCGTACGGGCCACGCGTCGCCGACCGCTACCCGCAGGGGCTGGTCGGCCAGGGCGTCTCGGCCGAACTTATCGCGGCGAAGTGGGCGCTGAGTCGTGAGCAGCTCGACGCCTACGCGGCGCGGTCGCACCGGCTCGCGTCATCCGCCGATTTCACCGATGAAGTGATCGCCGTCGACGGTCGCACCGACGACGAGACCCTGCGCCCCGGGACGACCACCGAGTCGCTCGCGGCGCTGAAGCCGGCGTTCGAGGATGCCGCGACGGCGCGACGGTTCCCGGAGATCGACTGGCGCATCACGGCAGGCAACTCGTCGCCGCTCACCGACGGCGCCTCGGCGGTGCTGATCATGAGCGAGCAGCGCGCGGAGCAGCTGGGCCTGCGTGCCCGGGCGCGCTTCCACAGTTTCGCGGTGACCGGGTCCGACCCGATCGAGATGCTGATGGGCGTGGTCCCGGCGACGCGCAAGGTGCTCGACCGCGCGGGCCTGACGATCGACGACATCGACACGTTCGAGGTGAACGAGGCCTTCGCGTCGGTGCCGCTCGCCTGGCAGGCCGAGGTGGGAGCCGACCCCGAGCGCGTGAATCCGCGCGGCGGGGCGATCGCCCTCGGCCATGCCCTCGGCTCGAGCGGCACGCGCCTGCTCACCACGATGCTCGGCACCCTCGAGCAGACCGGCGGGCGCCTCGGCCTCCAGGTCATGTGCGAGGGCGGCGGAATGGCGAACGCAACGCTCATCGAGCGCCTCTAG
- a CDS encoding ABC transporter substrate-binding protein — protein sequence MAFTTRKTVAFFAAATALVALAGCSSAPAASGDDDGPKADITIGVALPTTGGSAVLGLPMSQGLEMAVAAINADGGIDGANIVLVQEDSGADDASALNAFNRITSENPAAVIGFPVSTQGFAVMTQVDRTGIPVIMGGTNSKLAAGSDYAFSMTASDAITTTAAVEFAAETLGVEKIALLRESGELGTGASEIVNETAEDLGIEVVDEEIFQSGDVDLATQANNLRGSDADMLFVYGQQADYIVVANALATAGVKLPTFIAGLQGGTYAQLNYDGFDTIYNRNQCVPSAAVDNDLAAWSADYEAEYGEAPTEYAAIAYDGMNLLADALTTAGTDPEALKTALQELPSSEGICGVHEGTEEGNLSFGVTLGHYEDGAYVTDESLSVDPK from the coding sequence ATGGCATTCACCACCCGAAAGACCGTGGCGTTCTTCGCCGCGGCCACCGCGCTCGTCGCGCTCGCCGGTTGCTCGTCGGCCCCCGCGGCCAGCGGTGACGACGACGGACCCAAGGCCGACATCACCATCGGCGTCGCACTGCCGACGACCGGAGGATCGGCCGTTCTCGGCCTCCCGATGTCACAGGGCCTCGAGATGGCCGTCGCGGCCATCAACGCCGACGGCGGCATCGACGGCGCGAACATCGTGCTCGTGCAGGAGGACAGCGGCGCGGACGACGCGTCGGCGCTCAACGCCTTCAACCGCATCACCAGCGAGAACCCGGCCGCCGTCATCGGCTTCCCCGTCTCCACCCAGGGCTTCGCGGTTATGACCCAGGTCGACCGCACCGGAATCCCCGTGATCATGGGTGGCACCAACTCGAAGCTCGCCGCGGGCAGCGACTACGCCTTCTCGATGACCGCGAGCGACGCGATCACCACGACCGCCGCCGTCGAGTTCGCCGCCGAGACCCTCGGCGTCGAGAAGATCGCCCTGCTGCGCGAGAGCGGAGAGCTCGGAACGGGCGCGTCCGAGATCGTCAACGAAACCGCGGAGGACCTCGGCATCGAGGTCGTCGACGAGGAGATCTTCCAGTCGGGCGACGTCGACCTCGCCACGCAGGCCAACAACCTGCGCGGCTCCGACGCCGACATGCTGTTCGTGTACGGCCAGCAGGCCGACTACATCGTGGTCGCCAACGCTCTCGCGACCGCGGGCGTCAAGCTGCCCACGTTCATCGCCGGTCTGCAGGGCGGCACGTACGCCCAGCTGAACTACGACGGCTTCGACACGATCTACAACCGCAACCAGTGCGTGCCGTCCGCGGCGGTCGACAACGACCTCGCCGCCTGGTCGGCCGACTACGAGGCAGAGTACGGCGAGGCTCCCACCGAGTACGCCGCCATCGCCTACGACGGCATGAACCTGCTCGCCGACGCGCTCACGACGGCCGGCACCGACCCCGAGGCGCTGAAGACCGCGCTGCAGGAGCTGCCGTCGTCCGAGGGTATCTGCGGTGTTCACGAGGGCACCGAAGAGGGCAACCTCTCGTTCGGCGTGACCCTGGGCCACTACGAAGACGGTGCCTACGTCACCGACGAGTCGCTGAGCGTCGACCCCAAGTGA
- a CDS encoding SDR family oxidoreductase produces the protein MTHTVITGGASGIGESLALRLAATGQRVSVLDRTAPENCPWWAALDESSRGAWVVVDIADEKAVAAAIDEIGAVPIDGLVTCAGVASRENVLDVTTEEFTRTMSINLGGTLAAVQAVARHLVAGDRPGSIVTVASTAGIGYVAGLGVAYHASKAAVLGVTWSLAGDLAKYGIRVNAIAPGVVRTPMTVGQRGAQGEERLGRRAPAGRLAEPDELAAAAAWLLSSAAGFTTGHVLPVEGGQVASAGAPLAGYEPSPIDSRDIPHLARSTS, from the coding sequence GTGACCCACACCGTCATCACGGGAGGGGCGTCGGGGATCGGAGAATCCCTGGCGCTCCGCCTGGCCGCCACCGGCCAGCGAGTATCCGTCCTCGACCGCACCGCTCCCGAGAACTGCCCGTGGTGGGCAGCCCTCGACGAGTCGTCGCGCGGAGCCTGGGTCGTCGTCGACATAGCTGACGAAAAGGCGGTGGCAGCCGCGATCGACGAGATCGGCGCGGTACCCATCGACGGCCTCGTCACCTGCGCCGGCGTCGCATCCCGCGAGAACGTGCTCGACGTGACGACGGAGGAATTCACCCGCACCATGTCGATCAACCTCGGCGGCACACTCGCCGCGGTGCAGGCGGTCGCCCGTCACCTCGTGGCGGGCGACCGTCCCGGCAGCATCGTGACCGTAGCCTCGACGGCGGGAATCGGTTACGTGGCCGGTCTCGGCGTCGCGTACCACGCCTCCAAGGCCGCAGTGCTCGGCGTGACCTGGTCGCTCGCGGGCGACCTCGCCAAGTACGGCATCCGGGTGAACGCGATCGCTCCCGGCGTCGTACGCACCCCGATGACCGTGGGCCAGCGCGGCGCACAGGGCGAGGAGCGACTCGGCCGACGGGCGCCGGCCGGCCGGCTCGCCGAGCCGGACGAGCTCGCGGCCGCCGCCGCGTGGCTGTTGTCGTCGGCAGCCGGCTTCACGACCGGCCACGTGCTGCCCGTCGAGGGCGGGCAGGTCGCGTCGGCGGGAGCCCCGCTCGCGGGCTACGAGCCCTCCCCGATCGACAGCCGCGACATCCCCCACCTCGCTAGGAGCACCTCGTGA
- a CDS encoding ABC transporter ATP-binding protein: protein MTQALVIDGLTRRFGGVTALNAVSFTVPLGQTRALIGPNGSGKSTLINCVSAVDRWDDGSITLADRVIKGKDPVGAARRGISRTFQTLRLFDDMTVLENVMVAMHHSRGYGLLAAIALAPKYRAAEKRMREQALELLTLAGIESEANREAGTLPYGHRRLVEIARALALGPNLLLLDEPAAGLNDTETARLAELVTRVARPDLSILVVEHNMEFVSSVASQVTVLDNGNIIAEGTPAEVREHPEVLRAYLGASEDDK, encoded by the coding sequence ATGACCCAGGCACTCGTCATCGACGGCCTCACACGCCGATTCGGCGGAGTCACCGCGCTCAACGCGGTGAGCTTCACGGTCCCGCTCGGCCAGACCCGCGCGCTCATCGGTCCCAACGGCAGCGGCAAATCGACACTGATCAACTGCGTCTCGGCCGTCGACCGCTGGGACGACGGCAGCATCACGCTCGCCGACCGTGTCATCAAGGGCAAGGATCCCGTCGGCGCCGCCCGTCGCGGCATCAGCCGCACCTTCCAGACCCTGCGTCTCTTCGACGACATGACCGTGCTCGAGAACGTGATGGTCGCCATGCACCACTCGCGCGGCTACGGACTGCTCGCAGCGATCGCCCTCGCCCCCAAGTACCGCGCAGCCGAGAAGCGGATGCGCGAACAGGCGCTCGAACTCCTCACCCTCGCGGGCATCGAGAGCGAGGCGAACCGCGAGGCAGGCACCCTGCCCTACGGCCACCGCCGTCTCGTCGAGATCGCCCGAGCCCTCGCGCTCGGTCCGAACCTCCTGCTGCTCGACGAGCCCGCCGCCGGACTCAACGACACGGAGACTGCCCGCCTCGCCGAGCTCGTCACCCGCGTCGCCCGTCCCGACCTGTCGATCCTCGTGGTCGAACACAACATGGAGTTCGTCTCCTCGGTCGCGAGCCAGGTCACCGTTCTCGACAACGGCAACATCATCGCCGAGGGCACCCCGGCCGAGGTGCGCGAGCACCCCGAAGTGCTCCGCGCCTACCTCGGAGCCAGTGAGGACGACAAATGA
- a CDS encoding ABC transporter ATP-binding protein: protein MTNILEINDLVLSYGAAAAVRGINLHVAEGEVVTLIGANGAGKSTTLKGIVGLVKPSGGSVTFAGEPTAKRRTDWLARHGMNLVPEGRKVFAALTVAENLDVAASASNLRGHALKELIREIYGIFPRLDERKDSLSWTLSGGEQQMLAMGRALIAKPRLLLLDEPSLGLSPKLATEVVQLISRYSRDHGLSVLLVEQNARLALSASDRGYVMETGRIVAEGSADDLQDNQEVRRAYLGS from the coding sequence ATGACGAACATCCTCGAGATCAACGATCTCGTACTCAGCTACGGCGCGGCCGCCGCCGTTCGCGGCATCAACCTGCACGTCGCCGAGGGCGAAGTCGTGACCCTGATCGGAGCGAACGGCGCCGGCAAGTCGACGACCCTCAAGGGCATCGTCGGACTCGTCAAACCGAGCGGCGGCAGCGTGACGTTCGCGGGGGAGCCGACGGCCAAGCGCCGCACCGACTGGCTGGCACGGCACGGCATGAACCTCGTGCCCGAGGGGCGCAAGGTGTTCGCCGCTCTGACCGTCGCGGAGAACCTCGACGTCGCGGCATCCGCCAGCAACCTTCGCGGCCACGCTCTCAAAGAGCTGATCCGTGAGATCTACGGAATCTTCCCCCGTCTCGACGAGCGCAAAGACAGCCTGTCGTGGACGCTCAGCGGCGGCGAACAGCAGATGCTCGCGATGGGCCGAGCGCTCATCGCCAAACCGCGCCTGCTGTTGCTCGACGAGCCGTCACTCGGACTCTCACCCAAACTCGCCACGGAAGTGGTGCAACTCATCAGCCGGTACAGCCGTGATCACGGACTGTCCGTGCTGCTCGTCGAGCAGAACGCCCGTCTCGCGTTGAGCGCCTCCGACCGCGGATACGTCATGGAAACGGGACGCATCGTGGCGGAGGGCTCCGCCGACGACCTGCAAGACAACCAAGAAGTAAGGAGGGCGTATCTGGGGTCTTAA
- a CDS encoding carbon-nitrogen hydrolase family protein, producing MLTASSSADSPAPGSVRVATAQFFSGEDVDANLQTVVGYMREAAAAGARLLVTPENSNRVRTFADRDDCFAKSETIDGAFVSGIRAEAAALGIFVVVGVDLRAETAPHVNIAQVLVGPTGDILHVHHKTVFWDYEYTLFTPGTKQLEVIDTEIGRLGLLMCADGIVPEVPRVLALKGAEILCNSLNSRGPDEMRVHEPLRAIENHVWHVASNTVGGPADGYPWTGGSQVISPLGDILANAGETDEGLVWADITPATSFPKNLADIGLLDDFRRPDLYAELVAPVEAHAVDYGPVADGAPSRPLKVATLQVSWYHAQSWTISRAVGQITYAAGRGAQLGVLPELFCFAPGEVEADVAAAAALSETVLATITAAAAEAGLWVVVNLVEADGDAYFSTAYLVSGGGEIAAKYRKAHLSEAERAWATAGDEFVVAETPVGSIGLMIGNEIWLPEMARILTLRGAEVIAHPTSWDRVEAATQAATERTEENRTHLVSTSRTDNPAGIGSQIVVADRFIPGQPVALMRYPTAIWSRTGFEENIFYELDLTDAHSKVQGFHLDPVGTRNPALYDSFLESVVNA from the coding sequence ATGCTGACAGCCTCTTCTTCCGCCGACTCCCCGGCACCCGGTTCCGTACGTGTGGCCACCGCGCAGTTCTTCTCCGGCGAAGACGTCGACGCGAACCTGCAGACGGTCGTCGGCTACATGCGGGAGGCCGCTGCGGCGGGAGCCCGACTCCTCGTCACCCCTGAGAACTCCAACCGCGTCCGCACCTTCGCCGACCGCGACGACTGCTTCGCGAAGAGCGAGACCATCGACGGGGCGTTCGTCTCCGGTATCCGTGCCGAGGCCGCTGCGCTCGGCATCTTCGTCGTCGTCGGCGTTGACCTGCGCGCCGAGACAGCCCCGCACGTCAACATCGCCCAGGTGCTCGTCGGTCCGACGGGCGACATCCTCCACGTGCACCACAAGACGGTCTTCTGGGACTACGAGTACACGCTGTTCACCCCGGGTACGAAGCAGCTCGAAGTGATCGACACCGAGATCGGCCGCCTCGGCCTGCTCATGTGCGCCGACGGAATCGTCCCCGAGGTGCCCCGCGTGCTCGCGCTCAAGGGCGCCGAGATCCTCTGCAATTCGCTCAACTCGCGGGGACCCGACGAGATGCGGGTGCACGAACCGCTGCGGGCCATCGAGAACCACGTGTGGCACGTCGCATCCAACACCGTGGGCGGGCCCGCCGACGGCTACCCGTGGACGGGCGGTTCCCAGGTCATCAGCCCGCTCGGCGACATCCTCGCGAACGCGGGAGAAACCGACGAGGGTCTCGTCTGGGCCGACATCACCCCGGCCACCTCGTTTCCCAAGAACCTGGCCGACATCGGTTTGCTCGACGACTTCCGCCGTCCCGACCTCTACGCCGAGCTGGTGGCCCCTGTCGAGGCGCACGCGGTCGACTACGGACCGGTCGCCGACGGCGCGCCCTCCCGGCCGCTGAAGGTCGCGACGCTGCAGGTCTCCTGGTACCACGCCCAGTCGTGGACCATCAGCCGGGCCGTCGGCCAGATCACCTACGCCGCTGGCCGCGGTGCACAGCTCGGCGTTCTGCCAGAACTCTTCTGCTTCGCCCCGGGCGAGGTCGAGGCGGATGTCGCAGCCGCAGCCGCCCTCTCGGAAACGGTGCTCGCCACCATCACCGCTGCCGCGGCCGAGGCGGGCCTGTGGGTCGTCGTGAACCTCGTCGAGGCCGACGGCGACGCCTACTTCTCCACCGCCTACCTGGTCTCCGGCGGGGGAGAGATCGCCGCGAAGTACCGCAAGGCGCACCTGTCGGAGGCCGAGCGTGCATGGGCGACCGCCGGCGACGAATTCGTGGTGGCCGAGACCCCCGTCGGGTCGATCGGCCTCATGATCGGCAACGAGATCTGGCTGCCGGAGATGGCGCGCATCCTCACCCTGCGCGGTGCCGAGGTCATCGCGCACCCCACGAGTTGGGACCGCGTCGAGGCCGCGACCCAAGCGGCCACCGAGCGCACCGAGGAAAACCGCACCCACCTCGTGTCCACGTCCCGCACCGACAACCCGGCCGGAATCGGCAGCCAGATCGTCGTCGCCGACCGTTTCATTCCCGGTCAGCCTGTTGCTCTGATGCGCTACCCGACCGCCATCTGGTCGCGTACCGGCTTCGAAGAGAACATCTTCTACGAGCTCGACCTCACCGACGCGCACAGCAAGGTCCAAGGCTTCCACCTCGACCCCGTCGGCACGCGCAACCCGGCTCTGTACGACTCCTTCCTCGAATCGGTGGTGAACGCGTGA
- a CDS encoding SDR family oxidoreductase produces MNHVLVTGGASGIGAGTAQLLAATGSRVSVLDRTSADGIDWWHALPDGLRGHWATVDASDTVALVAAVDEIAADGLTGLVACAGISVKEPFVDSSIEAWTATLMINVLGTAMASRAAAQAMIANGKGGAIVTVASTVAFGHVAGLGSHYHASKGAIVALTRAMAGELGQHGIRVNAVAPGLVRTPLTEFMRQTQGEDGLTLRVPLRTMADPSDVADAIAFLLSADASMITGHILPVDAGQLSVAGMPLDGFPDISVHG; encoded by the coding sequence GTGAACCACGTCCTCGTCACCGGAGGAGCCTCGGGCATCGGGGCCGGCACGGCCCAGCTGCTCGCAGCGACCGGGTCGCGCGTCTCGGTGCTCGACCGTACATCGGCAGACGGCATCGACTGGTGGCACGCGCTTCCCGACGGGCTCCGTGGCCACTGGGCCACCGTCGACGCCTCCGACACCGTCGCGCTCGTCGCCGCGGTCGACGAGATCGCGGCCGACGGCCTTACCGGACTCGTCGCCTGCGCCGGCATCTCGGTGAAGGAGCCGTTCGTCGACTCCAGTATCGAGGCGTGGACGGCCACCCTCATGATCAATGTGCTCGGCACCGCGATGGCATCACGCGCCGCGGCCCAGGCGATGATCGCGAACGGGAAGGGCGGCGCTATCGTGACCGTCGCATCGACCGTCGCCTTCGGCCACGTGGCCGGGCTCGGCTCGCACTACCACGCGTCGAAGGGCGCGATCGTGGCGCTCACCCGCGCCATGGCCGGCGAACTCGGGCAGCACGGTATCCGAGTGAACGCGGTCGCCCCCGGGCTGGTGCGCACCCCGCTCACCGAGTTCATGCGTCAGACCCAGGGTGAGGACGGTCTCACGCTGCGAGTGCCGCTCCGCACGATGGCCGACCCGTCCGACGTCGCCGACGCGATCGCTTTCCTGCTCTCCGCCGACGCGTCGATGATCACCGGGCACATCCTGCCGGTCGACGCCGGCCAGCTCTCCGTCGCCGGCATGCCGCTCGACGGCTTCCCCGACATCTCCGTCCACGGCTGA
- a CDS encoding ABC transporter permease subunit, producing the protein MIIQPLVSGLAIGGIYALLAVSFLLTYRVSSVLNFAQAEFVMLGAFVASTVAGVAGIPLVAAALLGVGAAALLGVLMERVTYRPLRNKSHASLIISTVAVGIILAQAAQLIWGPNPRTLPSLVPNVSIDFLGSRVSTVSLFLIVVSVALIVALHYVLTKTRLGRQLEATSVDPDTAQLMGIRTGRLVIIAFAISTGLAGAAGILVAPMFSVTVHLGALIALKAFAACVIGGFGNLPGAAIAAVGLGVVENLAGTFIGTDSKDLIAFGLMIAFLIVRPQGIFGAKVGEKL; encoded by the coding sequence GTGATCATCCAGCCCCTCGTCAGCGGACTCGCGATCGGCGGCATCTATGCCCTGCTCGCGGTCAGCTTCCTCCTGACCTACCGGGTCTCGAGCGTGCTCAACTTCGCGCAGGCGGAGTTCGTCATGCTCGGCGCGTTCGTAGCGTCGACGGTGGCCGGGGTCGCCGGAATCCCGCTCGTCGCGGCAGCACTACTCGGAGTCGGTGCCGCGGCCCTGCTCGGAGTACTGATGGAACGCGTCACTTACCGGCCGTTGCGCAACAAGTCGCACGCCTCGCTCATCATCTCGACGGTGGCGGTGGGCATCATCCTCGCCCAGGCGGCACAGCTGATCTGGGGCCCCAACCCCCGCACGCTGCCGTCGCTGGTGCCGAACGTGTCGATCGACTTCCTCGGATCGCGGGTCAGCACTGTATCGCTGTTCCTGATCGTCGTATCGGTGGCCCTGATCGTCGCACTGCACTACGTGCTCACGAAGACGCGCCTCGGCCGCCAGCTCGAGGCGACCTCGGTCGACCCCGACACGGCCCAGCTGATGGGCATCCGCACCGGCCGCCTCGTGATCATCGCCTTCGCGATCAGCACCGGCCTCGCCGGCGCCGCGGGAATCCTCGTCGCTCCGATGTTCTCGGTGACCGTCCACCTCGGCGCGCTCATCGCGCTCAAGGCCTTCGCCGCCTGCGTGATCGGTGGCTTCGGCAACCTGCCCGGAGCGGCGATCGCGGCCGTCGGTCTCGGCGTCGTCGAGAACCTCGCCGGAACGTTCATCGGCACAGACAGCAAAGACCTCATCGCCTTCGGTCTCATGATCGCGTTCCTGATCGTGAGACCACAGGGAATCTTCGGGGCGAAAGTGGGGGAGAAACTGTGA